In Calditrichota bacterium, the DNA window TATCGTTGATTTTTTGAAAAAGAACGGCCATGCGGTTTTGACGGAACATATTGCGTACCCCTCTGTTTTTGATGAAGAAAAACACATTTCTCCGGAACAGGTTTATTCCAGGGATCTGGCCTGGTTGGCAAAATCGGAGGTTGTGATTGCGGAGGTGTCCAATCCGTCTCTGGGTGTAGGGTACGAAATTGCCAAAGCGCTGGAAATGAAAAAGCCCGTGCTGTGCGTCTACCGATCCGGAATATTTTTAACAAAAATGATTACAGGAAACAAAGATCCGCTATTAACCGTAAAAGAATATTCGTCGCTTGATGAACTACGATCAATTATTGCCGATTACTTGAACAATTGAAAGGTACCGTATTAAAATGGAAACATGGGTTGATAAAATACTGTTTATTCCGGTGTTGCTTTTTTCGATTATTATTCACGAGTGTGCACACGGTGTGGCGGCCTATCGGGCGGGAGATCCGACCGCAAAAATGATGGGGCGAATCACGTTAAACCCCATTCCGCACATTGATATTATGGGATCGATTATTGTTCCCTTGCTGTTCCTGCTTACGCCGACAAACATCCTGTTTGGATGGGCCAAACCCGTTCCGGTAAACCCGGCCAACTTCAGAAACCGAAAACGGGATGAAATGATTGTTTCGGCGGCCGGTCCGGCGTCAAACATTGCGCTATCGCTGATTTTTCTTGTGCTTACCATCCTAACAATCGGATTATTTCAGGCCCTTCATTTGTCCCCGAATTTTATTCGGCGTTATTTTAATGTCATGGCCTCAGGGATGCTGATTAACCTCGTACTGGCCTTTTTTAATCTGATTCCAATTCCGCCTCTGGACGGGTCGCATATCCTTGAAAATATCCTTCCGCCGAGAGGACGGGTATTTATGGCCCGTCTCCAACCGTATGGCTTTTTTATCCTGTTGATTATTATCATGGTGCCGCAGCTCATTCAAATTGCCTATTGGCCCGTGAAAATGGTGTGGCATTGGTATATGCTCATTATGGGCATGTTTTTATAATCCATGACGTTCCCTATTATTTTATGAAGATTTCGAAGAAAGCGCCCCCCAAAGCGGGGGCGTGGTCTCCAAAATTTCCCTTGCGAAAATCCCCATAATTTTGTATACTTTTAATGTGTTACCGCAATTACAGAAAATCTTGATTATTAAACTACGGGCTATCGGGGATGTGGTTCTGGCGACTCCGGTCATTGAAAATTTGAGGAGAGCATTTCCTCATGCAGCCATTCATTTTCTGACGGAATCGCCATCGGCGCCGCTTGTGCAAAACCATCCGGGGATCGATCAGGTTATCGTTTATCCCCGGCAGCGTCTGGAAAACGAGCCGATTTTCCGGCGGTGGTTCTTTGACAGCCGTTTTCTTTGGAAGCTGCGTGCCGAACAGTACGATCTGGTTCTGGATCTGTTTGGCAATCCCCGCAGCGCCATTATGACGCGCCTGAGCGGCGCTCCCCGGCGGGTCGGGTACAATTTTAGGGGAAGAAAAGCCGCCTACACAAGGGTTGTAACCAATCGCGGGGCAGACGTTCACGAAGTGGAATTCAATCTGGATGCGCTGCGGGCTCTGCAGATTCCCGTGGTAAACCATCAACCCAAAATTTTTGTTTCTGAAGAAGATAGAGAGTTTATTCGAAATTGGATCGGGCAGAATCAATTGACCGATCGCCTTCTGATTGGACTCAATCCCTCGGGAAGCTGGCCGGCAAAACGATGGCCGGATGAGAAGTTTGTTCAGGTGGGGAAACGGTTACGGGACCGGTTCTCGGCGACAGTCGTGGTTCTTTGGGGCCCCGGGGAAAAGGAAACAGCTCAAAAAATCACAGCGGGAATTGGAGAAGGGGCGCTTCTGGCGCCGCAAACAACCCTGCTGCAATTGGCAGCTCTTTGTGAGAAAATGACTCTTCTTGTGAGCAACGATTCCGGGCCCATGCATATTTCGGCCGCCATGGGAACGCCGACACTTGGAATTTACGGCCCGACCCGTTCAAATCTACAGGGTCCTTATGGAGAAAAAGCGCGTGCCGTCGCCCATTGGCAAATTCCCTGTTTGGGTTGTAACCGCCTTACCTGCCCCTTATTGGATTGCATGAATTATTTGACGGTGGAAGAGGTGTTTGAGGAGGCGGTGAATTTATGGGGTCAAATACCTGCGGATTTTAGATGAAAACGCTCTCGGTCACGATTATTACCCGCAACGAGGCAAAAAATATTGCCGACTGTATTCAAAGCGTTTCCTGGGCGGATGAAATCGTTGTGGTGGATGCCATGAGTACAGATGCAACGGTGGACATCGCGAAATCGCTGGGGGCGATTGTTTACCAGAGGCCATGGACGAATTTTTCGGATCAAAAATCCTTTGCGCTTTCAAAAGCTTCACAAGAGTGGGTGTTGAGTTTGGACGCGGATGAGCGGGTATCGCCGGAACTGGCTGAGGAAATTCAATCCCTTTTGCAGGAGGCCACCCCGTGTGACGGCTATGAAATTCCCCGAAAAACCTTTTATCTGGGAAGGTGGATCCGGCACTGCGGCTGGTATCCGGGATTTCAGCTCAGGCTCTTTCGAAAAGAAAAAACCCGTCTCACCCCCAGAAAAGTGCACGAAGGGTTTGAGGTTACGGGCAAAATCTGTCGGCTTAAAGGGGATATCCTCCATTTTACGGCGGAAAGGCTGGAGGACCATTTTAATAAATTGGTGCTTTATTCGGTGCTTGAGGCGGAAGAAAAGGCCTCCCAAAAAACGGCTCATTGGTTTGATATCCTGGTCCATCCGGTATCGGCCTTCTTTCGAAAATATGTTGCTCTCAAGGGATTCTTGGACGGGCGGGAGGGATTCCTGCTTTCGGCCATGACGGCACTGGGCAATGCCATGCTCTATTTGAAAATCTATGAAATTCAATTGAGGGAGCGGGGGAAACAGGAGCCAGAAAGTAGTGATTAACGATTGAGGGTTTTGGCTTGATTACAATTCCAAATTGCAAAAGGTTTACGGGGTACAAACCCTGCGAACCCTTTAAAACCTGTGAGACCTGTGACTCACCGGTGCCCGTCGGCACACACATCTTGCTGATTAATCTGGATGCCCTGGGAGATGTGCTGGTCACCACGGCCATTCTTCCCGCGCTAAAGAGAAAATATCCGATCAGCACGATTCGTTGGATCACCAAAAGCTACGCCCTTCCTCTGCTTCAAAACAACCCCTACCTCGACGAGGTTCTTCCCTGGAACGATGACAACCGATTGATTCTTCAAAATATGAGATTTGACCTGGCCCTGAATGCCGACAAAAATCGTAATTCTTCGGCGTTTATTCAGACAATCGATGCGGCTCAAAAAATGGGCTTTGGCCTGAATGCGTTTGGTGCCATCATTCCCCTGAACCGGGAGGCGGAGTACAATTACCGAATGGGGATTGAGGATCAATTAAAATTTTTCGACAATCAGCGTTCCGGCCAGGATATTCTGGCGGAAACCTTTGGTCTGGATTACCGCCGGGACGAGTACGTGCTGCCGCTGACCCCAGAGGAAGAAGCCTTTTCAAAAAAATATCGGCATGATCTGGGGATTCAGTCCGATGATCTGGTTCTGGCGTTCAATACCGGATGCTCCAAACGCTTCCCAAACAAGAAATTGACCGTTGAACAGCACATCCAGCTTATTCGGAGAATCACGTCAAAATTTCCGGATGTAAAAATTATTTTGCTGGGCGGATCGGAAGACACGGAACGTAATCACGCCATTAAAAAAGCCGTGGGCGATTTGGCTGTTGAAACGCCCACAACGGACGGCTTGCGCAAAGGGATTCTTTACGAGAACATAGCCGATGTGGTTATCTCCGGAGATTCATTGGGAATGCACATTGCCATTGCGCTGAAAAAATGGGTGATTGTCTGGTTCGGCCCAACCTCCCCTCAGGAAATTGATCTTTATGA includes these proteins:
- a CDS encoding glycosyltransferase family 9 protein is translated as MIIKLRAIGDVVLATPVIENLRRAFPHAAIHFLTESPSAPLVQNHPGIDQVIVYPRQRLENEPIFRRWFFDSRFLWKLRAEQYDLVLDLFGNPRSAIMTRLSGAPRRVGYNFRGRKAAYTRVVTNRGADVHEVEFNLDALRALQIPVVNHQPKIFVSEEDREFIRNWIGQNQLTDRLLIGLNPSGSWPAKRWPDEKFVQVGKRLRDRFSATVVVLWGPGEKETAQKITAGIGEGALLAPQTTLLQLAALCEKMTLLVSNDSGPMHISAAMGTPTLGIYGPTRSNLQGPYGEKARAVAHWQIPCLGCNRLTCPLLDCMNYLTVEEVFEEAVNLWGQIPADFR
- a CDS encoding glycosyltransferase family 2 protein, which codes for MKTLSVTIITRNEAKNIADCIQSVSWADEIVVVDAMSTDATVDIAKSLGAIVYQRPWTNFSDQKSFALSKASQEWVLSLDADERVSPELAEEIQSLLQEATPCDGYEIPRKTFYLGRWIRHCGWYPGFQLRLFRKEKTRLTPRKVHEGFEVTGKICRLKGDILHFTAERLEDHFNKLVLYSVLEAEEKASQKTAHWFDILVHPVSAFFRKYVALKGFLDGREGFLLSAMTALGNAMLYLKIYEIQLRERGKQEPESSD
- a CDS encoding glycosyltransferase family 9 protein, with protein sequence MITIPNCKRFTGYKPCEPFKTCETCDSPVPVGTHILLINLDALGDVLVTTAILPALKRKYPISTIRWITKSYALPLLQNNPYLDEVLPWNDDNRLILQNMRFDLALNADKNRNSSAFIQTIDAAQKMGFGLNAFGAIIPLNREAEYNYRMGIEDQLKFFDNQRSGQDILAETFGLDYRRDEYVLPLTPEEEAFSKKYRHDLGIQSDDLVLAFNTGCSKRFPNKKLTVEQHIQLIRRITSKFPDVKIILLGGSEDTERNHAIKKAVGDLAVETPTTDGLRKGILYENIADVVISGDSLGMHIAIALKKWVIVWFGPTSPQEIDLYDRGEKILSHAPCAPCWNPNCTTGTLECIYQLDLNRLVAAFERFYTSVWKKRVPAEDIR
- a CDS encoding site-2 protease family protein, encoding METWVDKILFIPVLLFSIIIHECAHGVAAYRAGDPTAKMMGRITLNPIPHIDIMGSIIVPLLFLLTPTNILFGWAKPVPVNPANFRNRKRDEMIVSAAGPASNIALSLIFLVLTILTIGLFQALHLSPNFIRRYFNVMASGMLINLVLAFFNLIPIPPLDGSHILENILPPRGRVFMARLQPYGFFILLIIIMVPQLIQIAYWPVKMVWHWYMLIMGMFL